The following proteins are co-located in the Lagenorhynchus albirostris chromosome 2, mLagAlb1.1, whole genome shotgun sequence genome:
- the PEAR1 gene encoding platelet endothelial aggregation receptor 1 isoform X3 has translation MSSPLRALFLLALGLGLAGTLNPKDPNTCSFWESFTTTTKESHSRPFSLLPSEPCDRPWESPHTCPRPTVVYRTVYRQVVKTEHRMRLQCCRGFYESSGACVPLCARECVHGRCVAPNQCQCVQDWRGDDCSSACALGVWGPQCDKPCNCGNSSSCDPKSGACSCPSGLQPPHCFRPCSPGRYGPACQFSCQCHGAPCDPQTGACLCPPERTGPSCEVSCSQDSVGFFCPSTPPCQNGGVFQASRGSCSCPPGWMGTICSLPCPEGSYGPNCSQECRCHNGGLCDRFTGQCRCAPGYTGDRCREECPVGRFGQDCAETCDCATGARCFPANGACLCEHGFTGDRCAERLCPDGLYGLSCQMPCTCDPEHSLNCHPMSGECSCLPGWAGLHCNESCPQDTHGPGCQEHCLCLHGGVCQPDSGLCRCAPGYTGPHCASLCPPDTYGVNCSARCSCENAIACSPIDGTCVCKEGWQHGNCSVPCPPGTWGFGCNASCQCAHEAACSPQTGACTCTPGWHGTHCQFPCLKGMFGEGCASRCDCDHSDGCDPVHGHCQCQAGWTGTRCHLPCPEGFWGTNCSNTCTCKNGGTCIPENGNCVCAPGFRGPSCQRSCPLGHWGANCAQLCQCRHGGTCHPQRGSCFCPPGRTGHLCLEGCSPGVFGANCSQPCQCGPGERCHPETGACVCPPGHSGAPCRIGSQEPFTMMPTSPVAYNSLGAVIGIAVLGSLVVALVALFIGYRHWQKGKAHQHLAVAYSSGRLDGSEYVMPDVPPSYSHYYSNPSYHTLSQCSPNPPPPNKVPGSQLFASLQAPERPGGAHGHDNNHTTLPADWKHRRQPPPGPLDRGRSLGPKASGNSRLDRSYSCSYSNRNGPGPFYSKGPISEEGLGASVASLSSENPYATIRDLPSLLGSPRESSYMEMKGPPSGSPPRQPPQLRDSQRRRHPQPERDSGTYEQPSPLTHDRDSVGSQPPLPPGLPPGHYDSPKNSHIPGHYDLPPVRHPPSPPLRRQDR, from the exons ATGTCATCACCTCTGCGGGCCCTCTTTCTCctggccctgggcctggggctggctgGAACCCTCAACCCCAAGGACCCCAACACCTGCAGCTTCTGGGAAAG CTTCACCACCACAACCAAGGAGTCACACTCCCGCCCCTTCAGCCTGCTCCCCTCGGAGCCCTGTGACCGGCCCTGGGAGAGCCCGCACACCTGCCCCCGGCCCAC GGTTGTCTACCGGACCGTGTACCGCCAGGTGGTGAAGACGGAGCACCGAATGCGCCTGCAGTGCTGCCGGGGCTTCTATGAGAGCAGCGGAGCCTGTGTCC CGCTCTGTGCCCGGGAGTGTGTTCATGGCCGCTGCGTGGCACCCAATCAGTGCCAATGTGTGCAAGACTGGCGGGGCGACGACTGCTCCAGTG CTTGTGCCCTGGGAGTTTGGGGGCCACAGTGTGACAAGCCCTGCAACTGCGGCAACAGCAGCTCCTGTGACCCCAAGAGTGGGGCGTGTTCCTGTCCCTCTGGGCTGCAGCCTCCACACTGCTTTCGGCCCTGCTCCCCTGGCCGCTATGGCCCTGCCTGCCAGTTCAGCTGCCAGTGCCATGGGGCACCCTGTGACCCACAGACCGGAGCCTGCCTCTGCCCCCCAGAGAGAACTGGGCCCAG CTGCGAGGTGTCCTGTTCACAGGACAGTGTTGGCTTCTTCTGCCCCAGCACCCCTCCTTGCCAAAATGGGGGTGTCTTCCAGGCCTCTCGGGGCTCCTGCAGCTGCCCACCTGGCTGGATG GGCAccatctgttccctgccctgcCCCGAGGGCTCCTATGGACCCAACTGCTCCCAGGAATGTCGCTGTCACAACGGCGGCCTCTGCGACCGGTTCACCGGGCAGTGTCGCTGCGCTCCGGGATACACAGGGGACCG GTGCCGTGAGGAGTGCCCCGTGGGCCGCTTCGGGCAGGACTGTGCTGAGACTTGCGACTGCGCCACGGGCGCCCGCTGCTTCCCGGCCAACGGCGCGTGTCTGTGCGAACACGGCTTCACTGGGGACCGCTGCGCCGAACGTCTCTGCCCCGACGGCCTCTACGGCCTCAGCTGCCAGATGCCCTGCACCTGCGACCCGGAACACAGTCTCAA CTGCCACCCGATGAGCGGGGAGTGCTCTTGCCTGCCGGGCTGGGCGGGCCTCCACTGCAACGAGAGCTGCCCGCAGGACACGCACGGGCCCGGCTGCCAGGAGCACTGCCTCTGCCTACACGGCGGCGTCTGCCAGCCCGACAGCGGCCTCTGCCGGTGCGCGCCCGGCTACACG GGCCCGCACTGCGCTAGCCTCTGTCCCCCTGACACCTATGGAGTCAACTGCTCCGCACGCTGCTCCTGCGAAAACGCCATCGCCTGCTCGCCCATCGACGGCACCTGCGTCTGCAAGGAAG GTTGGCAGCATGGTAACTGCTCCGTGCCCTGCCCGCCTGGAACCTGGGGCTTCGGTTGCAATGCCAGCTGCCAGTGTGCCCACGAGGCAGCCTGCAGCCCCCAAACTGGAGCCTGTACCTGTACCCCTGGGTGGCACGGGACCCACTGCCAGTTCCCCTGCCTG AAGGGGATGTTTGGTGAAGGCTGTGCCAGCCGCTGTGACTGTGACCATTCTGATGGCTGTGACCCTGTTCACGGACACTGCCAGTGCCAAGCTGGCTGGACAG GTACCCGCTGccacctgccctgccctgagGGCTTCTGGGGAACCAACTGTAGCAACACCTGCACCTGCAAGAATGGGGGCACCTGCATCCCTGAGAATGGCaattgtgtgtgtgcacctgGATTCCGAGGCCCCTCCTGCCAGAGAT CGTGCCCTCTAGGACACTGGGGGGCCAACTGTGCCCAGCTCTGCCAGTGTCGCCATGGCGGGACCTGCCACCCCCAGCGTGGGAGTTGTTTCTGCCCCCCAGGCCGGACCGGACATCTCTGCTTGGAAG GCTGCTCTCCAGGGGTGTTCGGTGCCAATTGTTCCCAACCATGCCAGTGCGGTCCTGGAGAGAGGTGCCACCCAGAGACTGGGGCCTGTGTGTGTCCCCCAGGGCACAGTGGCGCCCCCTGCAGGATTG GAAGCCAGGAGCCATTCACCATGATGCCTACCTCTCCAGTGGCCTATAACTCACTCGGGGCAGTGATTGGCATTGCAGTGCTGGGATCCCTGGTGGTGGCCCTGGTGGCACTGTTCATTGGCTACCGCCATTGGCAAAAAGGCAAAGCGCACCAGCACCTGGCAGTGGCCTACAGCAGCGGGCGGCTGGACGGCTCTGAGTACGTCATGCCAG ATGTCCCTCCGAGCTACAGTCACTACTACTCCAACCCCAGCTACCACACCCTGTCTCAGTGCTCACCTAACCCCCCGCCCCCTAACAAG GTCCCAGGCAGTCAGCTCTTTGCCAGCCTCCAGGCCCCTGAGCGGCCAGGTGGAGCCCACGGGCATGATAACAACCACACCACACTGCCTGCTGACTGGAAGCACCGCCGGCAGCCCCCTCCAGGGCCTCTGGACAGGGGTAGGAGCCTGGGGCCCAAGGCCTCTG GTAACAGCCGCCTGGACCGAAGCTACAGCTGTAGCTACAGCAACAGGAATGGCCCAGGCCCCTTCTACAGTAAag GGCCCATCTCtgaagaggggctgggggccagcgTGGCTTCCCTGAGCAGTGAGAACCCCTACGCCACCATCCGGGACCTGCCCAGCCTTCTAGGGAGCCCCCGGGAGAGCAGCTACATGGAGATGAAAGGCCCTCCCTCAGGGTCTCCCCCCAGGCAGCCGCCCCAACTCCGGGACAGCCAGAGGCGGCGACACCCCCAGCCAGAGAGAGACAGTGGCACCTATGAGCAGCCCAGCCCCCTGACCCATG ACCGAGACTCTGTGGGTTCCCAGCCGCCTCTGCCTCCGGGCCTGCCTCCTGGCCACTATGACTCACCCAAGAACAGCCACATACCTGGACACTATGACTTGCCTCCAGTACGGCATCCCCCGTCACCCCCACTTCGGCGCCAGGACCGTTGA
- the PEAR1 gene encoding platelet endothelial aggregation receptor 1 isoform X4 produces the protein MSSPLRALFLLALGLGLAGTLNPKDPNTCSFWESFTTTTKESHSRPFSLLPSEPCDRPWESPHTCPRPTVVYRTVYRQVVKTEHRMRLQCCRGFYESSGACVPLCARECVHGRCVAPNQCQCVQDWRGDDCSSACALGVWGPQCDKPCNCGNSSSCDPKSGACSCPSGLQPPHCFRPCSPGRYGPACQFSCQCHGAPCDPQTGACLCPPERTGPSCEVSCSQDSVGFFCPSTPPCQNGGVFQASRGSCSCPPGWMGTICSLPCPEGSYGPNCSQECRCHNGGLCDRFTGQCRCAPGYTGDRCREECPVGRFGQDCAETCDCATGARCFPANGACLCEHGFTGDRCAERLCPDGLYGLSCQMPCTCDPEHSLNCHPMSGECSCLPGWAGLHCNESCPQDTHGPGCQEHCLCLHGGVCQPDSGLCRCAPGYTGPHCASLCPPDTYGVNCSARCSCENAIACSPIDGTCVCKEGWQHGNCSVPCPPGTWGFGCNASCQCAHEAACSPQTGACTCTPGWHGTHCQFPCLKGMFGEGCASRCDCDHSDGCDPVHGHCQCQAGWTGTRCHLPCPEGFWGTNCSNTCTCKNGGTCIPENGNCVCAPGFRGPSCQRSCQPGRYGKRCVPCKCANHSSCHPSNGTCYCMAGWTGPDCSQPCPLGHWGANCAQLCQCRHGGTCHPQRGSCFCPPGRTGHLCLEGCSPGVFGANCSQPCQCGPGERCHPETGACVCPPGHSGAPCRIGSQEPFTMMPTSPVAYNSLGAVIGIAVLGSLVVALVALFIGYRHWQKGKAHQHLAVAYSSGRLDGSEYVMPGNSRLDRSYSCSYSNRNGPGPFYSKGPISEEGLGASVASLSSENPYATIRDLPSLLGSPRESSYMEMKGPPSGSPPRQPPQLRDSQRRRHPQPERDSGTYEQPSPLTHDRDSVGSQPPLPPGLPPGHYDSPKNSHIPGHYDLPPVRHPPSPPLRRQDR, from the exons ATGTCATCACCTCTGCGGGCCCTCTTTCTCctggccctgggcctggggctggctgGAACCCTCAACCCCAAGGACCCCAACACCTGCAGCTTCTGGGAAAG CTTCACCACCACAACCAAGGAGTCACACTCCCGCCCCTTCAGCCTGCTCCCCTCGGAGCCCTGTGACCGGCCCTGGGAGAGCCCGCACACCTGCCCCCGGCCCAC GGTTGTCTACCGGACCGTGTACCGCCAGGTGGTGAAGACGGAGCACCGAATGCGCCTGCAGTGCTGCCGGGGCTTCTATGAGAGCAGCGGAGCCTGTGTCC CGCTCTGTGCCCGGGAGTGTGTTCATGGCCGCTGCGTGGCACCCAATCAGTGCCAATGTGTGCAAGACTGGCGGGGCGACGACTGCTCCAGTG CTTGTGCCCTGGGAGTTTGGGGGCCACAGTGTGACAAGCCCTGCAACTGCGGCAACAGCAGCTCCTGTGACCCCAAGAGTGGGGCGTGTTCCTGTCCCTCTGGGCTGCAGCCTCCACACTGCTTTCGGCCCTGCTCCCCTGGCCGCTATGGCCCTGCCTGCCAGTTCAGCTGCCAGTGCCATGGGGCACCCTGTGACCCACAGACCGGAGCCTGCCTCTGCCCCCCAGAGAGAACTGGGCCCAG CTGCGAGGTGTCCTGTTCACAGGACAGTGTTGGCTTCTTCTGCCCCAGCACCCCTCCTTGCCAAAATGGGGGTGTCTTCCAGGCCTCTCGGGGCTCCTGCAGCTGCCCACCTGGCTGGATG GGCAccatctgttccctgccctgcCCCGAGGGCTCCTATGGACCCAACTGCTCCCAGGAATGTCGCTGTCACAACGGCGGCCTCTGCGACCGGTTCACCGGGCAGTGTCGCTGCGCTCCGGGATACACAGGGGACCG GTGCCGTGAGGAGTGCCCCGTGGGCCGCTTCGGGCAGGACTGTGCTGAGACTTGCGACTGCGCCACGGGCGCCCGCTGCTTCCCGGCCAACGGCGCGTGTCTGTGCGAACACGGCTTCACTGGGGACCGCTGCGCCGAACGTCTCTGCCCCGACGGCCTCTACGGCCTCAGCTGCCAGATGCCCTGCACCTGCGACCCGGAACACAGTCTCAA CTGCCACCCGATGAGCGGGGAGTGCTCTTGCCTGCCGGGCTGGGCGGGCCTCCACTGCAACGAGAGCTGCCCGCAGGACACGCACGGGCCCGGCTGCCAGGAGCACTGCCTCTGCCTACACGGCGGCGTCTGCCAGCCCGACAGCGGCCTCTGCCGGTGCGCGCCCGGCTACACG GGCCCGCACTGCGCTAGCCTCTGTCCCCCTGACACCTATGGAGTCAACTGCTCCGCACGCTGCTCCTGCGAAAACGCCATCGCCTGCTCGCCCATCGACGGCACCTGCGTCTGCAAGGAAG GTTGGCAGCATGGTAACTGCTCCGTGCCCTGCCCGCCTGGAACCTGGGGCTTCGGTTGCAATGCCAGCTGCCAGTGTGCCCACGAGGCAGCCTGCAGCCCCCAAACTGGAGCCTGTACCTGTACCCCTGGGTGGCACGGGACCCACTGCCAGTTCCCCTGCCTG AAGGGGATGTTTGGTGAAGGCTGTGCCAGCCGCTGTGACTGTGACCATTCTGATGGCTGTGACCCTGTTCACGGACACTGCCAGTGCCAAGCTGGCTGGACAG GTACCCGCTGccacctgccctgccctgagGGCTTCTGGGGAACCAACTGTAGCAACACCTGCACCTGCAAGAATGGGGGCACCTGCATCCCTGAGAATGGCaattgtgtgtgtgcacctgGATTCCGAGGCCCCTCCTGCCAGAGAT CCTGTCAGCCTGGCCGCTACGGCAAACGCTGTGTGCCCTGCAAGTGTGCTAACCACTCCTCCTGCCACCCTTCGAATGGGACCTGCTACTGCATGGCTGGCTGGACAGGCCCTGACTGCTCCCAAC CGTGCCCTCTAGGACACTGGGGGGCCAACTGTGCCCAGCTCTGCCAGTGTCGCCATGGCGGGACCTGCCACCCCCAGCGTGGGAGTTGTTTCTGCCCCCCAGGCCGGACCGGACATCTCTGCTTGGAAG GCTGCTCTCCAGGGGTGTTCGGTGCCAATTGTTCCCAACCATGCCAGTGCGGTCCTGGAGAGAGGTGCCACCCAGAGACTGGGGCCTGTGTGTGTCCCCCAGGGCACAGTGGCGCCCCCTGCAGGATTG GAAGCCAGGAGCCATTCACCATGATGCCTACCTCTCCAGTGGCCTATAACTCACTCGGGGCAGTGATTGGCATTGCAGTGCTGGGATCCCTGGTGGTGGCCCTGGTGGCACTGTTCATTGGCTACCGCCATTGGCAAAAAGGCAAAGCGCACCAGCACCTGGCAGTGGCCTACAGCAGCGGGCGGCTGGACGGCTCTGAGTACGTCATGCCAG GTAACAGCCGCCTGGACCGAAGCTACAGCTGTAGCTACAGCAACAGGAATGGCCCAGGCCCCTTCTACAGTAAag GGCCCATCTCtgaagaggggctgggggccagcgTGGCTTCCCTGAGCAGTGAGAACCCCTACGCCACCATCCGGGACCTGCCCAGCCTTCTAGGGAGCCCCCGGGAGAGCAGCTACATGGAGATGAAAGGCCCTCCCTCAGGGTCTCCCCCCAGGCAGCCGCCCCAACTCCGGGACAGCCAGAGGCGGCGACACCCCCAGCCAGAGAGAGACAGTGGCACCTATGAGCAGCCCAGCCCCCTGACCCATG ACCGAGACTCTGTGGGTTCCCAGCCGCCTCTGCCTCCGGGCCTGCCTCCTGGCCACTATGACTCACCCAAGAACAGCCACATACCTGGACACTATGACTTGCCTCCAGTACGGCATCCCCCGTCACCCCCACTTCGGCGCCAGGACCGTTGA